The genomic stretch GAAAAAATATGCATCTAGGAGCTAACTTCAAGATTTTTTCTGGAGCTTCTCAAAGGGTGCTTCGAAAATACAAGTTTCATTCCAATAGAAGTTAGTTGAAAATTACTCACTAATGTCACCAATTACACATACCGATTTAGGGGGAAAAAAGATTGACACCTCCCCGTGCTTGTTCATCTTCCATCGCTgccgcctctccctccctctcacactCTTCTATtccgtcgtcgccgccatctcccctTCCTCTGGCGTCCGATTTCACCCCAATTTGGTCATCTGCATCCTTGGTGAGCCCGGTTTGCTGAAATGCTGGATGATTCATCTCCTGGGCCCAATGTCGCAGGCCACATCAATTTTCAATGCTTTAAGATGGTCGCAATCTTCGGGTGGCATAATTTTCAACGCGTATGACGTAAACTATTCTGCAACATTTGAGAGCACTGGATTTCTTATGGTAGTCCAAATCAACTTACTTTGTGAAGATTTCTGCGGATTCTTTTTGGAAAAGGATACAAATCACTTTCAGTATCATGGACTACCGAATGACCTCATACGAACACATGACGATCGTGCTGGTTTTCAAAAGTGATCCTTTATTACAATGACGCGGAGTTTTATTCCAGAAAAATTCCAACGGTCAGCTGCGCACAATGAAGTCTGCAAAGTAGGCGAAGCGATGTAGCAAAGTGTTACCGTAGCGATCGGTACTGTAGCAGTCGGTTAACGTAGctggtaaaaaaaaacatcaatcCCAACCAAGGGCAAGAGAGACCATTCTCGCCAATTCCTATAATTTTTGGAGCTGAAGTTTACACTATTAACCTCGTAGCTCCCTATTTTCTTAGTTGGAGTGGAGCTttaagttggtggagtgaagttattttttttttaagcgGAGCAGTCCTAAAAATGCCCAGCCAGGCAGCCAATGGAACATGGCCTTGCTTCCTAGCTAACAAAGTGAAAATGTTGCAGTTTTCTCACACAGGTGAATCCAGCGCAAATGGTCTAGTGACTTGTGCTTTCCACCTAAGATATTTTCCAGTTCACTGTGCCAGGTACATAGAAATTCAGACAAACAACACATCAACTGATTTCATGTTCACCACAATACATCTCCACCAAAATACAAAAGAGGAAAGCTATATTTCTCTGCTTACGAGTAACATTGGTTCCCACATACTTCTTCATATACTTTCGAACAAGCGGTGAGAATGAATACATTTGAAGATACATGAGAAAATACAAATATCTGTTCAATAGCAAGAATAATCTGGATACTTTGTACGGCAGAACGCTACACCACACGACGAGCAGCCAAAGATGTCTCTGTGGTGAAAGGGGATGATCGATATTCTCTCAATACAGTCCAGAGGTTACTGTTAAGTCTGTTATCCACGGAAACTCTCCTCTGCGGAAGGCTGACCTAATGCCTCATGGAATAAAGGTCTCCATCAAATTTCGTAACAGCTTCATTCGGCTTTGGAGTTTCTGAtctttcctctctcttcttcttttccctgcCAATATATAGTTAAGTTGGGTGAGTTTTCTGTCACTGGAAACGTATTGGCAAGAGGGACAATGCAAAAGGGTAGACCAAGTAAACTAAGAAATTAGCAGTCCTTAAATAAAAGAGGAGAGATTCAAGTGGCCAAAAAGGGTAAAAAACACTGATCAAGTTATGTATTCAAGAAATTCATTCACAATAAGAACTTCTCAAATAGCTTAGCATATCATTTAATGAAGGTGTCCAACTTAAATGACACGTAAAGTGACAAAGAATTAATTTATTGCTGGGACACGGTATTACCTATCCACATATTCCTTGAGAAGTTCCTTGGCTTGAACCAACTTCGAGAGTATGTTGCGGTAAACATCGAGGTCCCTGTCCACACTTCTTTTGTTGACGTTTAATGCAGCGCAAAGCTATCAAGCAAGAAATGAAGTCAGTGCTTGCTGGAAACATTAGTGATGTAACAGTGAATTAGTGCATTCAAATCTGATATCAACACCAAGCACTACCGAAAATGCTCACATGCTTTGCTGAAATATTTGTTATACGTTGCAAAAAATGACTTTGCCACGATGTGCTACACTGCCTCACATATGCAAAAATAATAACTTACAATTGAATGGCAACCTATCATATGCCCAAGCACCAGCCAATAACATTATGAATAAAAACAGTAAGTACAGTTAGTTGTAAGGCTACCCGACTGCACTAGGTTTTGGCACACCAAACCAATCACAGGTGTCAAGTCAAGGTCAAATGAAGTTTGTAGAAGGAAGCCTAACTTCGATGAGTCTGCTTATAGAAATATCTGGATAGGTCCTAGAGGATGCTAAATGCTACCTAGCACGACTTACCTTGAACCCGAATTGTCATTTTCTAGTTCGTTAGAAACATCATAGAACAAGGATCAATTCTAAACTGACTTGAACGCCATAAAGATTAACATATATATAATCTCAACCCTTGGAGAACAATATTGAAAAGACCAGTATAAAAACGAAAGCTATGTAAAGGCAATAAGATCTCAGAAATGAGTCCAGATCATAAGTGGCTCAATGTTTTCTTGTAAAGAACACTGCATGGATCCTAAAGCGGTTGTGAATATTAAATATTAGATTCAGACCGGACACCGAATTGATTTAGGCTAAACTGTGTGCACTTTAGCCAAAAATAAGACATACATAAAAAAACAAGTCCTTTCTGTAAAAATTTTAGTAAACAAGTTTATAGGTGAATAGGAAGCATAATTAAGAACACATGCAATGACTAATAAGAAATGCGCAAAAAAGTTGATAGTGGCAGGAACAACCTTGTCTAGTATTGTTGGCTCCGTTGCATTTGCAAGCTCAAGCAAACGGAACAAGCCAACTGCAAAGAACCGACTGTAGCTGAAGTTTCCCTTACCCTTGGCCCTTTCTGATATATCTTTCAGAATGGCCTCTATTTCTCCATCTCTGGAAGAAAAATCAACTAATGAGCTGCCATTCTGGGAACGTGCCCACTCTTCCATCTTTTGTGCATCAGCTCTGTACAGTGGACACAAAAGAATGCTTATCCGGATTGTTCAAAATAGAAATGCTACTTTCTGAGGAAAGAGACTATGGATGCCAAGTTGCCAACTAGTAAACCAAAATGCATAAGCTGTTATTGATGCCAAGAAAGATAGCATATAGTGACCCAAAACAAAACATGTAAACATTTAACTACTGTACCTCAGAAATATAAAGGAGGTATAGCAAACAAGCTGGTAAAATCTCTCTCTAAGAAAAAATCCAGGTTTCACAAAAAAgttagagtaaatatgtttcatgcaacattgaTGTCTTAGAATAACAACAATTTACCATAAAAAATAAGGGCATGCTTCGATATTACAGTATTTGCAAACCACAGTATCTGAAAACATCTTTGAAGAACATATTATGAAATACCACAGTTTCTGATTGCCACAGTACTAACTGGATGATAATATGACTTGCAAAGCCAGATATGTGAGCTATGAAATGTACCTATATTGATCAGGATCTTCATTTAACGCTGTTATATATGCCTTGAAGATGGAATCCCTGTCCTCGTTGCTGGGATAACCATCCATGAGCTGATCATAGACAGTGACAAAACCAAGAGCAAACACAGGATCATACTGATAGGTTCTTTTGTATCTCATCAGATGCTGCTGAACCAAAAGTTCTTGTAGAACTGTACTGTAAATGCTTGGGATAGGGCGTTTGTATGACTTAAGAAAGTTCAGCTTTGTTTCTGCGACAGTAGGTGGGACATCTGCACatattataaataaattagAAGGATGCAGAAATAAATTTCTGTATTATGCTACTTACACAAATAAGATGTTCTACATCGAATCCAGCCAGTTTTAATCAGAATATATTGGACAGTGTGCAGATTACCATGGCCTAGTAGAAAATACTTGACAAGTGAGTTACAATTTGTTTGAAAATAGTCATGACAAAGTATTAGAACAATGGAAGAAGCCACAGAACAACACAAGGAGCTTCTGGTATGAGATGATTATGTGAAAactattaaagtttagcagAAAGAAGCATTTCATTTTGTGCCAAGACTACCAATGAAACCTGTTTTGGTACACCAGTTCAACTCATAAGCATCAAAAGAAATTGTGTTTCTTTGGTAATCGAATTGTATGTGAAGATAGTGCCCAGAAACCTATGCACGAAAGGGTCTCATGATTTCAGAAGCAGGTATTAGCAAAAAAAATGTATGGCTAAATTAATCCAAAACTAGTACACCTCCAAAATATATGGGGTTTGTTaaacttttttttcctcaaataaGCAGGACTGcacatcattatattaagaaggaaTAAAGATTGGTCTTACAAAATAAAGGACTGGGCTTGTTATTTCATTGATCTCATTCAACACTGGATGTCAAAAGCCTATACTCTATAAAATTAACTGCTCATGATTATTCCTACACGATTAAGCTTCTTTAGGTGACTTGCTCACACCAGTCCTCATTTTCCAGAAGGACCTCAAGCCAGCCTCTTCATGTGGAATTCAACACATAAAAGTTCAGCGCATTGCAAAACTGCATTTTCTAAGCACCAAGTGGGACTATGATCCTGACTAAATCCAATCAACTGAAAAAACAAACTTATTGCATCTGAATTCTGCTGTCTCTAGCACAGGCAAAGGGTGAAGAGTTGAATGGAGCTATGGATGCATATATTGGATTGGTACGATACCATGCAGCCAGCAAACTCCCGACTGATTGGATTGACGGAAAAAATATTTGGATTTGATTGCTCATAGCAAAGAAAGGTCCACTAGAACAAAACGATTAGAACAATTCATCCAAGCAAGCTAGAATTTATTGCCAACAAAAGCCACACCAGCTCACTGCAGGGAgcatgacgacgacgacagaAGAATCTGAGGTAGTGTGCCTCGGTGAAGGAGGCACCACCGCTGGCGAGGCCAGGAATCGCACATTGGTGGGTGAATttgggatgaggaggaggaggtcttTTGCGGTGAGTCGCACATGCTGGATGGTGATTTGGATTCACTAGCTTGGGATAGCGCTGCAGCTACACGACCGACAGAACAAAATAGAGATAGCTCACCGCCCGCCG from Setaria italica strain Yugu1 chromosome II, Setaria_italica_v2.0, whole genome shotgun sequence encodes the following:
- the LOC101783442 gene encoding protein THYLAKOID FORMATION1, chloroplastic; protein product: MAAISSLPFAALRGASEWRPSSAAAAVSGAVVLSARARRGSRSVVRCVATAGDVPPTVAETKLNFLKSYKRPIPSIYSTVLQELLVQQHLMRYKRTYQYDPVFALGFVTVYDQLMDGYPSNEDRDSIFKAYITALNEDPDQYRADAQKMEEWARSQNGSSLVDFSSRDGEIEAILKDISERAKGKGNFSYSRFFAVGLFRLLELANATEPTILDKLCAALNVNKRSVDRDLDVYRNILSKLVQAKELLKEYVDREKKKREERSETPKPNEAVTKFDGDLYSMRH